In Melanotaenia boesemani isolate fMelBoe1 chromosome 5, fMelBoe1.pri, whole genome shotgun sequence, the DNA window attttccatctttttctgtcccctccggtcaggtcaagcaagattacatagatttcgtgattcaaagtaaataaataaataaataaatcacattatcaagaggagccttacccataggcctcgcctttgcagagcaaatttgttcagcacgatacagcaaccagattatcattttgctttctATGATGTGCATGTCTACGTGAATGAGCATAACATTTtgcatgcacgaatgtcgcctgttgcTCAGCTGGAGGTTTATTAACAAATCgactgatttgtttttccacCCATCTGTTTAAAAGGGGGATTCTCACCGAACAAGTCAATAAATCTGAGCGGGTCATCCGGCTAATGACCCGGCTGATTGCCAGGTTTAAATGATGTGAAAACTCCGCCCACCACTGGGTCGCCCAGGTGATAAATGGTGCAGACCCACTACCTTTAACCCTAACATGCAATCTCTTTATTTACGCATCACAGATAACAACATCTATAATAGCACATACTGAAATTAATTAGCATTGTTTACCATTAGTGTTTTACTCACTTTGAGATTTACTTTTCATCCATTACGTGTGGTGTaaattctggaaaaaaagagaaaaaaagtgttgTAACTTTAATGgcttttgtattgctgtgacagTTCAGGGCCACCAAACTAAAATTCAGATTAGATTTGACAAAGTGTTACTCCATATCCACAGCCCACCCAAAGTGTCTCAACAATTAGCTACATGGACACTAAAACTAAGAAATCTGCAGAACGGTCATAACATTCCTCGGTAACCTTTCTGTATTGGGGTGGGTAAACGGCACGTCTCCATGCGGTTGTATATTGCTGCTACTTGGGGGCAGCATCAGAAATATGTGGAGAACTCAGGAAGTAGACTTGTTGTGGGGTGATTCTGGTGAGTTGTGGTATCAGGGCTCCTCCATTGATGATGGCTTTTTGATGTGGTTCCCAATTCTGCTTAAAGATACTCAGAGTTGATTGAACCAACTCAAAGCAGCTGATCTAGAACTGAAAACCCAGTTCAGACTAAGTTAATCCAGAGTTTCTGACTAGACTCTGAGTTAGTTGAACCTCCTTTCAGGAACAGGCTCCTGGACTCTCACAAGAAACATTTTATGTGACTGTTTTcccttttctgtctctctgtttctAAGCGGATGAAGAACAATCTACACAACTGGGTGGGGTGAGTACAGTTTCAATATTTGCTCTTCAATGATTTAGCATCGATCTGTGATTTTCTtctcaaacagcagcagataaCCTGGCTAAGACTGTTTCAGTGCTATTTACAGATCCCTGACTCTGATGAGTTGAACTACACCACTGTGACTTTTAATCgacaaggaagaagaagagagctgGAGCCAAATGTTGTCTATGCTGCTACCAGATAGACTGAAGGAGGAAACATAACAACAGCTCAATGAAGAACTGATGCTTGGACTTCTGGGAGAAGTTGTTGATATTATTGGTGTCAGTGCTTTTTTGTCTGCAGACTGTGGTATGTCTGTCAGtctgttattttaataaataaagttattgaGCACTTTCTGATGCAGATGGAGTGAAGAGTGTGTCACTTCTTAACATAAAGGAAGTTTGGTCTGAGGTAAAAATCGAGATTTGTCCACTCACTCTGAATTTAAGGCACAAATTTGGACTGATCTTCTGAtgcttttcatgttgtttatttgGATAGATGTTTCTGCAAAATGTTGGAGTTGAAAATGGAGAACTTCTGTTCATTCAACATCTTAGATGGTAAGTGATAGGTAAGTTTGGTCCTAGAGAGTTGcaatcctacaggttttagaggtttccctgtttcatcacacctgatttaaatgaatgaatcactTAGCAGAACctgataagctgttggatcaattttatttgcatcaggtgtgttacagcagagaaacatctaccCATCTCGCTACCCAAGCATGAGTTAAGCTTAAAACCCATCTTGCAGAGGCCCCACCCAACACCAGAAAACCCTGGACAACTGTATACCTTGGGTCATTGGTGCCCCCTGAAAGCAACAGGATGAATTATACAAATTTACTGTATTATATAGATCCAACCcacatatattatatatattatataaaaaaccCAATTATTGCTTAATGCTGCAGCTTATTGCTGGGAGAAATCCAATTGATTTTGTGTAAATCCTTTTCCTGTTCTGTTGCCCCATTCAACAAGTTATTCTTTGAGGGTACATAGTTTGGTATACTTTTAGAGATATTTGTTTGTGATCAACCTCTCAGTAGAACAGACAATAGAAGTGACAAGGCATCCTGGGTTTAATGCCAGTACGAGAAGCTGTGATACCCACAAAGCTGCTGGAAGCTGTGCATAGCAtgcaaatagaaaacaaaagcGGGCCAAGGACTGAGCCTTGTAGTATCCCACCAAGTTACGCTACTAAGGTGATAAGTTCTGTTCAGTCACACTGATGGAGTAGCATTAGCCACATCGCCTCAGAAAAGTGAAAGTGCTCTATTTTCCAGGAACCAGGCCTGGGGACAGCTTACTAGTGAGTGTAGTGTTGTTAAAGAGGATTAAGAAAGGGGAGGGCACAAATGAATAATCACTGATAATCACTGATTACTTTCAAGGGTATAGATTGGTTTGAAAAAAATAGATCAGCCAGTGAAAAGTCTGTGGAGTCAATAGATTATTTAAcgttttaattatttgttagaGGCATAAACTGTTGGTAGTTTTATGTAGTAACCGTCAGGGGcgtttcctggacctgggaacattGGAGGCTGAGCCCACACCTTCATAGAGGAATCTCAGTGAACCAACGCAGTAAAGGCTTCCaatttaagctttcttgagcaTTGTTGCactttgtttaaagccaaatactacAATATGTGCTtcaatgtgtatatatatatatattcaaactTAAATATGACAATGTAAACTAGATCACtattcattattaaattattcccctcatttttctttctctgacaAGCACAAGCGTTAGTTCTGTTTCAAAATGCTTGGTGTACCTCTTTGTAGCTCTTTTCTCTACATTATCTGCTCACTCATTCCACCTTCTGCTGCCTGAAAAGCAATTAAATGTGCACTTCATGACATGAgaacatatttaacaaaatatttagaaaaatacttctttggttttctttctttcactcagACAATTTATAGATAAATGCCATCCAGTAAAAGTGCTATaccttttacttttccagacatctgctgtttatctccaaaacttgctctttagtgcacatctgcaaaaaatggataaatgtgaactgttttcagccatttgcaattttcagaataaagacCATGTAGCATTTGCTGTACCTCTCTATCATCtaatctttcttttctctctttccctACAGGTTTGAtaacttgttttccttccatcattccccttctttccttttttaacttgctgttttcatttttcatatgcctctttccttctttctgttttccttccatccTCTTTCCTTCTGTCACTcacctctttctttctttcacttacTTTTTTTGGTCTTTCACTTGATATGTTCcgttttctatttcttttccttctttcttttactttcctTCTGTCACCTCCAGTTTTCCCATGTGGTAATCCTCATATCCCCAATTCCTTTCATTTGCTACCATCTCTTTTTCTATGTCCACCATCTGCTAATTATGCTGCTTAATTCTTTGAAAGTAGAAGCTGAAACGCCTGTGCAAATCTATCTATGACCACCCCATGGTCAACGTTGGTCAGCATCTCTCTCTCGAACTGACATTACAGCCAAATTACTAAGCTGCTCCTGATCCATTGTATTCCTCAGCCATGTCTGTAGTCAGCGAAGAGCACTGAAAGACCTTTCACAACTGCAGCTCTTAACTGGAATCGTCAAGGACGTTTGAAAGATAGCGGTAAGGGAGGGGAACATATCCTTATCCAAAAGGGAAAACACACAGATCACACACAGGTCTGACCGTGTACCACAAAATGTTTTTCGAGCATTTCTTAAGCTCATCACACAGTGCCTTGGTCCTATCATAAATATCATGTGCTTTCTCATTACTCCTGTAACTTTTGAGTGTGGTCTGAACTGCCATTTTATATTCCATCCCCTGCTCCAAGTCTCTTTCTGTAAGTATTTGTGTAGGCCTTGAGTTACTGAGAGCAATGTTTGAAACATGACAAGCATGTAGATTGTGCTGAATTTACAAAGCTTGCCTTCCAGCCCCTTAGCTAGAGATGCTGAATTTTCCCCTAATGTCTGGATCAAAGCAGGAAGGTTCTGTAGAGTGACATTCACACTTTCAATCTGACATGCCCAGTTTGTCTTTGACAACTGAACAAGTTGCCTGTTTCCCACCTCAAGTTTCCCTTGAAATTCTTGCAAttgtggaaaagaaagagtAGAGACACTCCAGGAGTTTGAAGGGGTCACTTGCCTCTTCGATTATTTTACAAGTGGCACAAAGCACCAGATTAAGCTCATGGGCATAGCTGTgaacatagaatagaatagaaatactttattaatccctttggagagtcctcagggaaatttgggaaacATATAGTGCCTCTGGATGCTCCTCTCTGAATCAAGCTTGTACACCATTCACTGTTCCACTCATAAAGGCAGCACCATCGTAGGATTGAGTAACACATTTTATTCCATGTATCTCAAGCTGCAGCTCTATGGTTTCAGTGATGGACTTGGCATCAAATGCATCAAGCTGGCAAAATCCAAGGAATCGCTCTTTCACCAAGCCTTGTGGGGAGACATATCTCACACACAGTGCAAGCTGCTCTGATCGATGATCCCTTGCTTCATCCACCATTATtgagaacatttaatttaatttattttcagagaTTATTCTTGAAATAATGACATTAGAGGTGCTTTGAATCCTTTCCTTTTCGGACAAGGGTGAACGTTGCACATGAAGTTGGTTTGTATGTTTTAAGAAAAGGATCACACTTCTCAAGAAGCTCAATGCATTCCAAAAACTTTCCCTTATCATCCCCATCCAATGTTTCCTTGTGCCCTCTAGGAAGTTCTTGCTTCCCGAGAAAGGCTGTCACCGCTGCTACGCATGTAAAATGTTCTCTATAATCCAATATCTCACTTGCATGTGCAGTTTGAAGCTGCTCTGTGATTTCTTCATGGACTTGTGTAGTTTTAAAGCCATTCCAGTGAATCATTGAGCCCTTTATGTATGATAGATGTTCTCCCACCTGTGGTCGACGCTCATGAGAAGATCGCTCCTCTTCTGCACCAAATGCTAAAGCTTGCCATAATGGGACTTCAAGAGAGCCCCCTAGTGActcagctcctgtctgtgcgacgTTCCGGTCGCCCGCCAGACTTCCTGTTAACATATCTCTGTCTTCCAGAGACCCAGTCAGCGCACCTTCCAGtgctccagctccagtcagtgcgctTCCCGGtgctccagctccagtcagcacACTTCCCGGTGCTCCAGTTCCAGTCAGCGAGCCTCTCAGAGATCCGGCTCCAGTCAGGGCTTCTTCCAGAGATCCGGCTCCATGCAGGGCTCCGACCTCACAGAGCGCGCCTCCAAAAGATCCAGTTCCAGTCTGCATTTCCATGGGTACAGCCCCAGTTCATACTGGCCTCTGGCTGTCCGCCAGAGTTCTAGTCTGCGCGTCCTCCAGAAGTCCAGCTTCAGTCCATGCAGCTCTCTAGCCGTCCGCCAGAGGTCCAGTCTGCTCGTCCTGTTGGTCGACCCCCTGAACCAAGTTTGCTGTTTGCGCAGCCTCTGGACTGTGTTGCCTGGATTGTTCTGCTTGGGTCTTGCTTAGATCCTTATGTGCTTCATCCCCTGTAATGTAGGTTTCCCTGTTCCTGAGTTTTTGGGAAAATAAACCCTTTTAATCTGCACCAGTTCTGTCTCCTGCCTGATccgcctgcatttgggtcctcacctccgctcACACGTGACAAGAACCATATAACTTTCCTGCCTTAAAggcctctgtttcatgactcgttttgatggttcactgagttttttatattaattccTGAAGCCATtgttgtcctgcagcatcctgggctgagaaaccacttcacaactttttaaatgtcccaGTGCCCACTTTACCACAGCATTTTGCTTTAGAGCTCCACACCACACACCAACAGCTGGATATCAGCACACTGGCCCTTTTGAACCTCACAGTGGCTGATTCAataaagaaacccaagaggacattatcagactaggagaataaaagaaagagagaaagggacagagcaagagataagacaataTGAGACAACATTGCAAAAATGCAATGTACATGAGAAATGTCAGATTGCCATCAAAGCAATACACAAACAttgagttttaaggttggaaaggtCTTTAGTGTAGCTTTAAAGAACCATCATTTGGGTGAGATGACTTAAATCTGAAACCCTGAGTGGGTTCACAAtaataaagcaacaaaaactAGTCAACAACAGGCTTACCCTGAACCTGAAACTCACTTCTCTCCAAAATGCTGCATCAGGTATGGCGCAAGCATTCCATGAGCATGGATCTTGTTTCACTGACATAAAGGTAATGGTTCTCTTCAAGATTGTAAAGTATTGCTCTCCCTTCAATTGTGTTGTTGAGTACCCCACATATATTCTagtaaaatgtgagaaaaataaaggaaaaacattcagtttaGCTGAATCTTCCAAAACCATTTGAACTCATTGTACAAAGTAAAGGCAAGAGGAAAATATGGAAAGGACCCTATAAGAATAAAGTTTATTATGCATCTTGGTGGTGATTGGCTGCCGCTTGCTCAGGTTTCATCTGCACTGTGCCCAGCTGGACGATGACGCTGTTCCCGCCTTCCTCTTCGACAGCCAACCAGAACAGTCACCGGGACTTCAAAAGGGAGGAAGCAACTGCAATCGTGGCAGCTGTGTTCCATCAGGCCCACAGTTTGCCAGGCTGGGTTTTGAGAGTAGATGCTGGTCATTGTGTGTTAGAATAGCCGTGTGGTTTGTGAGCTgaattccttttcttttggttGTGTGCACAGTTGTGCCTTTTGAGTTGATATTGAGCAGAGAAGCTCTCACCTTTTGTGCGTAGCCTTTTGAGTTGTAGCGTTAAGCTTTACGTTTGCATTGGATATTtggttaagtttcttttttgtaattgttaATGGTAATTGTTAACTGTTCAAACCGTAATTTAAGTAcaccttttatttattagatttcttttatttattaccgGACTATATATAACCTAGATTAGTATAACCTTTGTTGattattatttgttgtattGATTAGAACCTGGGCTTATTAATGAAATTATTGTTATATATTTACATTctgtcctgtttttgtttttgttctgtttttgttagcGACGCAAACCCCCTAGATTTAGAAAGAGGGACGTAACATGAAGGGTTTGATATAAAGAGTGGAAGACTGTTTGTGTGGGGACAAAAGGGCTAAAATTACACGTGAGCAATGCATGCGACTGATTTCTCCACACAGGCATCTTGAAGCTGGTATTACCAACAAAGGCTGTTATACAAAGTCATAAATACTTTTGAGTAAGCGTGTTCAATAGTTTTTCCCTGTGTCGTTCCATTTTACTACACATAATTTATGAAAATCTAAGATTTGATCTTTGCATGCGTGGATTGCATTAGCTCTTACAAATATCTGGTGAAAATTTCATGTCAAAAGCATCTTTAGAAATATGTTTACTGAGAAAAATTTGGGATGtgtcaaatattaaatttattaactgtatgtataaatatgtatacgcacacacacacacacacacacacacacacacaatgaaccttgaataaactatatatattatatatatatatatatatatacactacctttcaaaagtttggggtcacttccctattgaatcccatggcaaagtgaccccaaacttttgaaagatagtgtatacacacacacacacacacacatatatatatatatatatatatatatatatatatatatacactttgCCCTCAGTAAACACAATGCAGCACAACATGAAGCTGTAGGAAAATTCTGCAATGGTTAATCTGACATTTTCCATCAACCTGAACAACATCCACTTGTATGAACAGAGACAGCAGGCGGAGCAGATGTTACAGAGAACAGGTTTTGTAGCCCTCGAGTCGTCTAACCTGAACCTTTGAACACCACGCCCCCTCCTAATGAAACCCCGTCCTCAATATAAAGCGGTCTGAATGTGACAGAGTGATGCTCAGAATGAGGAAATTCAGCTTAATAACAGTTTTACTTCTCTGCAGCCACAGTAAGAGCCGTGTTCTCAGCATTAAATACAACCATATCTTTAATGCAGTAACTGTTTTTTCCTGATTAACCTCCAGATAAATGTTGAAATAATTGCTGTAATCAGCTTAGAATGaatgtgttttctctgctgcttgTTTCAGGCTGGATCTGTGAGTCTCAGACTGTGGAGGTCCAGCAGGGTGAAGATGTCACTCTGCTGTGCTCCAACATTTCTACATCTCCAACCACGACGGAGTGGTTCAGAGTGGTGAACAGAACCAAACCCAGCTGTATCTCTGCCATGTATGGAGCTGAGGGTAAACCTTCACTCTGTGATggattaaaagatggaaaatttgAGATGAGCTCCAACATGTCCACTGTCTTTCTGAGGATTAAACAAGTGGATTTCTCTGATTCTGGTCTGTATTTCTGTGGATTCTACGTAAAGAGACATACAGTCAATGTCGGTGCCACAGAGTTAACAGTTCAAGGTAAGACTGTGTTCATGTTTCATATGTTAACCTTAGATTTTCCTCATCAAATAAACTGAATATCTCAAAGTTATTGTTACAGGagtaagaaaactaaagaaataaacatgaataaaattgTCTTATTGCAGGTGAACATGAATCCATTAAAGGTGATGATAAGAGCACAGAAAGTAAGGTTCCTCCTTCTTTAATCATTTCAGTATCAACCacatctgaaatgattaaatataaatgtttgacTGTAAATACTTTGTAGAAGCTGATGGATCTACAAACCTGATGAAGGTGATCCTGGGTGCTCTAACTGGTTTCCTCACTGTAACAGTCGTTGTTCTGGCCGTCAGAGTCTGGAGACTTCAGAAAGGTACGGCTGGCTTATAGATTAGAGCAGGTCTCAGTACATTCCCATGAggaccacagtcctgcaggttttcaatgtttgctgctccaacacacctgactcaaatttctgcacaatgactgaaataatttcagtcaggtgtgttggaaacaCTAAAAGCCTGCAGGACCACGGTACTCATAAGACCAAATTTAGCAGCTCTGCTGTAATACATCTTCATGGAATCTGATGGATAAATCCATGAAGGTGTCTGTCAATgatttttatttgcctttttagATGCAAATGAGGAGGCGCAGCCAGAAAGAAGCGCggtaagacttttttttttttttcaactaaaGTAAACAGTTATGTGGTTTAATTGTCAATTTAAAGAGATGATCCAACTATAAATAACATCAGCCTGTAGAGAGACTGTAGAGAGGTTTAACTTGCTTTAAAATGCTTCCTTGTAACATTGAACATTTATTATGCTCTAACTAAAGTTGTTTAATCAAAATACTAGAAATCATGTTTTGtctggacatttttaaaaaaatgttctgcaCAGTGGATATTTAAAGAAGCCAATTGCAGCCGTGCTTGATCATTTATTAAATATCATTGTCTTTAGataatctttttttgttgaGGTAACAGAAATACTTAATTCAGTATTTTCAGAACTTTGAATAAACACAGAGGCCTTGCTGAGAATATACATGCTTTTCAATTACATGTATGTGTTTTTGATGCCTGCCTGGtatattttatgtatgtttgaAGCATTGTTTTATGCAAGTCCTCAGAAATTACCGTTGCACATTCACAAGGTGTAATATGTGAGTCACCAGTAGGGGCAGTGTAGGGACCAGTTTAACTTGATGTCTAGCTGTCTAGCTAGTTTATGAGCGTTAAGAGAAGGAAGCTAAATACATGACTTCTATGATGTTGGGGGTTGGGGCGCCCCCTAATATAATGGTTGGGGAAACACTgggttttattaaaatgtgtatgAGAGCAGGTCCCTGGTACAAAAGGTTGTTGAAAgtaaaaaatcacaagtttaaCTTAGCAGAGTTTGCTTAAATCCTACTGGTGTCTTTTTATCCATGATAATGTTGAATTCATCTTTTAGTGTTTTAGAGAAGATTTCAAAACATGAAGATATATCGTGTGTCAGTTACAGGCCATATCGCTGAGCCCTGGTTTCAAGAAAACTAGCTTGGCTTAGATGTTTTATATGCCATCTACCCTCTATCCAGTCTGACTTTTCTAATGTGTTCCCAGTGGAATCTTAAGGTAACAGCCACAGTTCACAAGCAAGCATATACACCATTATGGTCATAATGGAGCTGGTTGCCTACAAGAATgtgagggtaaaagcaagtatattctaGGCCTCTGACTTCAGAAAAGCCATTTACAGGACGTAAACCAAATAACACCTTTGCCTCAGTACACTGTTAAATTCTGACTAAAATGCAGCAATCACAAAGTAAATGAGATGGTAACAGCTCATTTTCCAGCGCcttgtattttaataaaaaaaaaaaggtaggtATCTTGATGAGTAAGTTTAACCTGTGATCTCAAGATAACAGCATCTATAAAAGGTAACTGTAAAAATGGCCACTTTCAGCTTCCGTAGGTGTGTAATCTCATATCTGGTTTCATTTCAGATCTAATTCATTTAGCTTTTGGTCACTCCTCTGAAACCCTGATATCATATGGTTTACTCTATATGATTTACTCTTTCCCCATTTTCAatattatttcacatttttgacAAACTCATGGACGTTGTGTGACtgaataaatgtgattttcagAACATGGACTCAGCTGATGTCAACTACGCAGCTCTAAGTTTCCAGGCCAAAGCCAGAGGAGGCAGCAGGCCTGCATCAGAGACACATCTGCAGCCACATGTTGTGTATGCTGCCACCAGATAGACTCAGGAagcagctggagctgcagctcAGAGTGGACTTCAGGCTTCTTCACATTCATCTGctgacatgtttctgtttgtgtgtgatgtatcttgataaggagatgtggaaaaattgaacctcaggcaaaaacgtctctggacgctgacttgaataataaaaagaagtttattacaaaagttcagacatcaaaacagatttctgcagaaaaatctggaggtcccaaagccagaacgaagacccaAAGACCTGATGTacagttctgtcttatatatggt includes these proteins:
- the LOC121639317 gene encoding uncharacterized protein LOC121639317, which encodes MRKFSLITVLLLCSHSWICESQTVEVQQGEDVTLLCSNISTSPTTTEWFRVVNRTKPSCISAMYGAEGKPSLCDGLKDGKFEMSSNMSTVFLRIKQVDFSDSGLYFCGFYVKRHTVNVGATELTVQEADGSTNLMKVILGALTGFLTVTVVVLAVRVWRLQKDANEEAQPERSANMDSADVNYAALSFQAKARGGSRPASETHLQPHVVYAATR